A genomic window from Erythrobacter sp. BLCC-B19 includes:
- a CDS encoding DUF4268 domain-containing protein, which produces MPIYALTENELVPVSATSFSAENIHERRHIQQLLKANISVLDPGLMVIAEEFGDWIDSSRRIDLLCIDTDANLVVVELKRTEDGGHMELQALRYAAMISAMTFEQLVETYARYLNPGQPDHDDALTGILQFLGWDSPNEEQFGQDTRIILASANFSRELTTTVLWLRDRNIDVRCVRLQPYRLADGRVLLDVQQLIPLPETASFQTRIGVKRQAERRERTERYDQRIEFWSALLPYAATRTPLHAGRNPTRENWIAASAGRQGFSYIYNIRQQDSQVHLWIADDIPAFQALHEQRPEIEQEVGLPMIWRQIEGQMGTLIGIQVAGGYRSNREEWPEIHSNMVDAMIRLEAAMGPRLARLR; this is translated from the coding sequence ATGCCGATTTACGCGCTGACCGAAAATGAACTGGTGCCGGTATCGGCAACGAGCTTCAGTGCGGAAAACATCCATGAGCGCCGACACATCCAGCAGTTGCTGAAGGCCAACATCAGCGTGCTCGACCCCGGCCTGATGGTGATCGCAGAGGAGTTCGGCGACTGGATCGACAGCTCTCGCCGCATCGACCTGTTGTGCATCGATACGGACGCCAATCTGGTGGTGGTCGAGCTGAAGCGCACCGAGGATGGCGGCCACATGGAGCTGCAAGCGCTGCGTTATGCCGCAATGATCTCCGCCATGACCTTCGAGCAGCTGGTCGAGACCTATGCCCGCTATCTGAACCCCGGGCAGCCAGATCATGACGACGCTCTCACCGGCATCCTGCAATTCCTAGGGTGGGATAGCCCGAACGAAGAGCAGTTCGGCCAGGATACGCGGATCATCCTCGCCTCGGCGAACTTCAGCCGGGAGCTGACTACCACCGTTCTGTGGCTGCGTGACCGCAACATCGACGTTCGCTGTGTGCGGCTTCAGCCTTACCGGCTGGCCGATGGCCGCGTGCTGTTGGATGTGCAGCAGCTGATCCCGCTGCCCGAGACGGCAAGTTTCCAGACCCGTATCGGCGTGAAGCGTCAGGCCGAACGCCGGGAACGAACCGAACGCTATGATCAGAGGATCGAATTCTGGTCAGCGTTGCTACCGTATGCGGCGACGCGAACGCCGCTTCACGCCGGCCGTAATCCGACACGCGAAAACTGGATTGCAGCGTCGGCTGGGCGGCAGGGCTTCTCTTACATCTACAATATCCGCCAGCAGGACTCGCAGGTCCACCTGTGGATCGCCGACGACATTCCTGCTTTTCAGGCATTGCATGAGCAGCGGCCGGAAATCGAGCAGGAGGTTGGTCTGCCAATGATCTGGCGGCAGATCGAAGGGCAGATGGGCACGCTGATCGGCATTCAGGTCGCCGGCGGCTACCGCTCCAATCGCGAGGAATGGCCGGAGATTCACAGCAACATGGTCGATGCAATGATCCGGCTGGAAGCTGCGATGGGGCCGCGGCTGGCACGGCTGCGGTGA